The following are encoded in a window of Primulina eburnea isolate SZY01 chromosome 4, ASM2296580v1, whole genome shotgun sequence genomic DNA:
- the LOC140829314 gene encoding protein Dr1 homolog translates to MEPMDIVGKIKEDASLPKATMTKIIKEMLPPDVRVARDAQDLLIECCVEFINLISSESNEVCNREDKRTIAPEHVLKALEVLGFGDYIEEVYAAYEQHRLETMDTMRSGKLSNGAEMTEEEALVEQQRMFAEARARMNGGSVVPKQSDSETRPSLSS, encoded by the exons ATGGAACCTATGGATATTGTTGGTAAGATTAAGGAGGACGCTTCCCTTCCTAAAG CGACTATGACAAAAATTATCAAGGAGATGCTCCCGCCGGATGTTCGTGTTGCAAGAGATGCTCAGGATCTTCTGATTGAGTGTTGTGTAG AATTTATCAATCTAATTTCATCAGAATCCAATGAAGTTTGTAATAGGGAAGACAAAAGAACTATTGCACCAGAACATGTACTCAAGGCTTTAGAG GTTCTTGGATTTGGAGACTATATTGAAGAAGTTTATGCCGCCTATGAGCAACATAGGCTTGAGACTATG GATACCATGAGAAGCGGTAAATTGAGCAACGGAGCTGAAATGACTGAAGAGGAAGCACTGGTAGAGCAACAAAGGATGTTTGCAGAGGCACGTGCTCGAATGAATGGAGGCTCAGTGGTTCCCAAGCAATCAGATTCTGAGACTCGACCAAGTTTGAGTAGCTAA
- the LOC140829317 gene encoding diacylglycerol kinase 1-like isoform X1, with translation MWKRRFKEMDEYMDSHTLLPSWISKNSAEMPESHLFILSCVVAGLIGILTIFFAAFQWRRNINISWMKAIARSKKNPKVKNKVPLAAHTWSSESVARGKSLNCCVCFKSVPPSQALSPMVDSDSSIHSCSTCGAAAHLSCISNVLKDCKCVSMLGFDHVMHQWAVRWTEVTDQPDESSFCSYCEETCSGSFLGGSPIWCCMWCQRILHVDCHGSMFNETGDFCDLGPFRRLILSPLYVKQLNHSTHGFLSSITHGANEIASSVRATIRSQSKKHKHRNEISPAVGDNSNMKEHSSTESTAETSQKVNGSHGLEENCNGSTNAEGADQQQKEEAKRVDKTPSFKRSSSNNQNDEPLQLGMSQRYELIDLPPDVRPLLVFINKKSGARRGDALRQRLNIILNPVQVFELSSTQGPEAGLYLFRRVPHFRVLVCGGDGTVGWVLNAIEKQNFVSPPSIAILPAGTGNDLARVLSWGAGLGSVERQGGLFTLLHDIEHAAVTILDRWRVLISNQQGKALQSPKFMNNYLGVGCDAKVALEIHNLREENPDKFYNQFMNKVLYAREGAKSIMDRTFADFPWQIRVEVDGVEVEVPEDAEGVLVANIGSYMGGVDLWQNEEESYDNFDPQSMHDKVLEVVSISGAWHLGTLQVGLSRARRLAQGQSIKIQLFAGFPVQVDGEPWFQQPCTLTVTHHGQAFMLKRAAEEPLGHAAAIIADVLENAETNHVINASQKRALLQEMALRLS, from the exons ATGTGGAAACGTAGATTTAAAGAAATGGATGAGTACATGGATTCTCACACTCTTCTTCCGAGTTGGATTAGCAAAAACTCAGCTGAAATGCCAGAATCGCATCTATTTATTTTATCATGCGTTGTTGCCGGTTTGATCGGAATATTGACTATCTTTTTTGCGGCTTTTCAATGGAGAAGAAATATTAATATAAGTTGGATGAAGGCCATAGCAAGATCAAAGAAAAACCCAAAAGTCAAGAACAAAGTTCCACTGGCCGCGCATACGTGGAGTTCGGAATCTGTGGCTCGAGGAAAAAGTTTAAACTGCTGTGTATGCTTCAAGTCTGTGCCACCATCACAGGCTCTTAGCCCTATGGTGGATTCAGATAGCTCCATTCATTCTTGCAGCACATGTGGTGCAGCTGCTCATTTGAGCTGCATCTCAAATGTACTCAAGGACTGCAAATGTGTATCAATGCTTGGTTTTGACCATGTGATGCATCAGTGGGCAGTGCGATGGACCGAGGTGACAGATCAACCTGACGAGTCTTCCTTTTGTAGCTACTGTGAGGAGACATGCAGTGGTTCTTTTCTTGGGGGATCCCCAATCTGGTGTTGCATGTGGTGTCAACGTATATTGCATGTTGACTGCCATGGTAGTATGTTTAATGAAACCGGTGATTTTTGTGACCTTGGTCCTTTCAGAAGACTTATCCTATCACCTCTGTATGTTAAGCAATTGAATCACAGTACTCACGGATTTCTCAGTTCTATCACGCATGGAGCCAATGAAATTGCATCTTCTGTACGTGCTACCATCAGAAGTCAGAGCAAGAAGCATAAACATAGAAATGAGATCTCTCCTGCTGTAGGTGATAATAGTAATATGAAGGAGCATTCATCCACAGAAAGCACTGCCGAGACCAGTCAAAAGGTTAATGGTTCTCACGGTCTTGAAGAAAACTGTAATGGCAGTACAAATGCAGAGGGAGCGGATCAGCAACAAAAAGAAGAAGCAAAAAGGGTGGATAAGACTCCCAGTTTTAAGAGAAGCTCATCAAATAATCAGAATGATGAACCTCTTCAGTTAGGGATGAGTCAGAGATATGAACTGATTGATTTACCTCCAGATGTCAGGCCCTTGCTAGTTTTTATAAATAAGAAGAGTGGAGCTCGACGAGGAGATGCTCTAAGGCAAAGgctaaatattattttaaatcctGTGCAG GTTTTTGAATTAAGCTCAACCCAGGGGCCAGAAGCTggtctttatttatttagaagGGTGCCCCATTTCCGTGTCCTTGTCTGTGGAGGAGATGGTACTGTTGGCTGGGTTTTGAATGCCATAGAGAAACAAAATTTTGTTTCTCCTCCATCAATAGCTATTCTTCCTGCTGGAACCGGAAATGATTTGGCTCGAGTACTTTCCTGGGGTGCTGGCCTGGGTTCCGTTGAGAGGCAAGGAGGCCTGTTCACTCTTTTGCATGACATAGAACATGCTGCAGTTACCATTCTTGATCGATGGAGGGTATTGATCTCAAATCAGCAGGGAAAGGCACTCCAATCCCCAAAGTTTATGAATAACTATCTTG GTGTTGGATGCGATGCAAAGGTTGCTCTAGAAATCCACAATTTGAGGGAAGAGAACCCAGATAAATTCTATAACCAG TTCATGAATAAAGTTCTTTATGCAAGAGAGGGTGCCAAGAGTATCATGGATAGGACATTTGCTGACTTCCCTTGGCAAATAAGGGTGGAGGTTGATGGGGTGGAGGTTGAGGTTCCTGAG GATGCAGAGGGTGTCCTTGTGGCTAATATTGGAAGCTACATGGGCGGTGTTGACTTGTGGCAGAATGAAGAGGAGAGCTACGATAATTTTGATCCTCAGTCTATGCATGACAAAGTGCTTGAGGTTGTAAGCATTTCGGGCGCATGGCATCTGGGAACGTTGCAG GTTGGGCTGTCCAGAGCTCGCAGGCTTGCACAGGGGCAGTCAATTAAGATTCAGCTTTTTGCTGGTTTCCCCGTTCAAGTAGATGGAGAACCATGGTTCCAACAACCTTGTACACTAACTGTCACGCATCATGGACAG
- the LOC140829317 gene encoding diacylglycerol kinase 1-like isoform X3: MWKRRFKEMDEYMDSHTLLPSWISKNSAEMPESHLFILSCVVAGLIGILTIFFAAFQWRRNINISWMKAIARSKKNPKVKNKVPLAAHTWSSESVARGKSLNCCVCFKSVPPSQALSPMVDSDSSIHSCSTCGAAAHLSCISNVLKDCKCVSMLGFDHVMHQWAVRWTEVTDQPDESSFCSYCEETCSGSFLGGSPIWCCMWCQRILHVDCHGSMFNETGDFCDLGPFRRLILSPLYVKQLNHSTHGFLSSITHGANEIASSVRATIRSQSKKHKHRNEISPAVGDNSNMKEHSSTESTAETSQKVNGSHGLEENCNGSTNAEGADQQQKEEAKRVDKTPSFKRSSSNNQNDEPLQLGMSQRYELIDLPPDVRPLLVFINKKSGARRGDALRQRLNIILNPVQVFELSSTQGPEAGLYLFRRVPHFRVLVCGGDGTVGWVLNAIEKQNFVSPPSIAILPAGTGNDLARVLSWGAGLGSVERQGGLFTLLHDIEHAAVTILDRWRVLISNQQGKALQSPKFMNNYLGVGCDAKVALEIHNLREENPDKFYNQFMNKVLYAREGAKSIMDRTFADFPWQIRVEVDGVEVEVPEDAEGVLVANIGSYMGGVDLWQNEEESYDNFDPQSMHDKVLEVVSISGAWHLGTLQVGLSRARRLAQGQSIKIQLFAGFPVQVDGEPWFQQPCTLTVTHHGQIAT, from the exons ATGTGGAAACGTAGATTTAAAGAAATGGATGAGTACATGGATTCTCACACTCTTCTTCCGAGTTGGATTAGCAAAAACTCAGCTGAAATGCCAGAATCGCATCTATTTATTTTATCATGCGTTGTTGCCGGTTTGATCGGAATATTGACTATCTTTTTTGCGGCTTTTCAATGGAGAAGAAATATTAATATAAGTTGGATGAAGGCCATAGCAAGATCAAAGAAAAACCCAAAAGTCAAGAACAAAGTTCCACTGGCCGCGCATACGTGGAGTTCGGAATCTGTGGCTCGAGGAAAAAGTTTAAACTGCTGTGTATGCTTCAAGTCTGTGCCACCATCACAGGCTCTTAGCCCTATGGTGGATTCAGATAGCTCCATTCATTCTTGCAGCACATGTGGTGCAGCTGCTCATTTGAGCTGCATCTCAAATGTACTCAAGGACTGCAAATGTGTATCAATGCTTGGTTTTGACCATGTGATGCATCAGTGGGCAGTGCGATGGACCGAGGTGACAGATCAACCTGACGAGTCTTCCTTTTGTAGCTACTGTGAGGAGACATGCAGTGGTTCTTTTCTTGGGGGATCCCCAATCTGGTGTTGCATGTGGTGTCAACGTATATTGCATGTTGACTGCCATGGTAGTATGTTTAATGAAACCGGTGATTTTTGTGACCTTGGTCCTTTCAGAAGACTTATCCTATCACCTCTGTATGTTAAGCAATTGAATCACAGTACTCACGGATTTCTCAGTTCTATCACGCATGGAGCCAATGAAATTGCATCTTCTGTACGTGCTACCATCAGAAGTCAGAGCAAGAAGCATAAACATAGAAATGAGATCTCTCCTGCTGTAGGTGATAATAGTAATATGAAGGAGCATTCATCCACAGAAAGCACTGCCGAGACCAGTCAAAAGGTTAATGGTTCTCACGGTCTTGAAGAAAACTGTAATGGCAGTACAAATGCAGAGGGAGCGGATCAGCAACAAAAAGAAGAAGCAAAAAGGGTGGATAAGACTCCCAGTTTTAAGAGAAGCTCATCAAATAATCAGAATGATGAACCTCTTCAGTTAGGGATGAGTCAGAGATATGAACTGATTGATTTACCTCCAGATGTCAGGCCCTTGCTAGTTTTTATAAATAAGAAGAGTGGAGCTCGACGAGGAGATGCTCTAAGGCAAAGgctaaatattattttaaatcctGTGCAG GTTTTTGAATTAAGCTCAACCCAGGGGCCAGAAGCTggtctttatttatttagaagGGTGCCCCATTTCCGTGTCCTTGTCTGTGGAGGAGATGGTACTGTTGGCTGGGTTTTGAATGCCATAGAGAAACAAAATTTTGTTTCTCCTCCATCAATAGCTATTCTTCCTGCTGGAACCGGAAATGATTTGGCTCGAGTACTTTCCTGGGGTGCTGGCCTGGGTTCCGTTGAGAGGCAAGGAGGCCTGTTCACTCTTTTGCATGACATAGAACATGCTGCAGTTACCATTCTTGATCGATGGAGGGTATTGATCTCAAATCAGCAGGGAAAGGCACTCCAATCCCCAAAGTTTATGAATAACTATCTTG GTGTTGGATGCGATGCAAAGGTTGCTCTAGAAATCCACAATTTGAGGGAAGAGAACCCAGATAAATTCTATAACCAG TTCATGAATAAAGTTCTTTATGCAAGAGAGGGTGCCAAGAGTATCATGGATAGGACATTTGCTGACTTCCCTTGGCAAATAAGGGTGGAGGTTGATGGGGTGGAGGTTGAGGTTCCTGAG GATGCAGAGGGTGTCCTTGTGGCTAATATTGGAAGCTACATGGGCGGTGTTGACTTGTGGCAGAATGAAGAGGAGAGCTACGATAATTTTGATCCTCAGTCTATGCATGACAAAGTGCTTGAGGTTGTAAGCATTTCGGGCGCATGGCATCTGGGAACGTTGCAG GTTGGGCTGTCCAGAGCTCGCAGGCTTGCACAGGGGCAGTCAATTAAGATTCAGCTTTTTGCTGGTTTCCCCGTTCAAGTAGATGGAGAACCATGGTTCCAACAACCTTGTACACTAACTGTCACGCATCATGGACAG ATTGCAACCTGA
- the LOC140829315 gene encoding uncharacterized protein has translation MGCSFSGLNALYDAVNGGGDVWINENRFRIVRQLGEGGFAYVFLVKEVLSDPSSTGIAKKIKDSSHISDDGTYAIKKVLIQNNEQLELVREEIRVSSLFSHRNLLPLLDHAIIPVKVTQDQSWKNEAYLLFPVHVDGTLLDNAKAMKVKKEFFSTSDVLQIFRQLCAGLDHMHSFDPPYAHNDIKPGNVLLTHRKGKSPIAILMDFGSARPARKQIRSRSEALQLQEWASEHCSAPFRAPELWDCPSQADIDERTDIWSLGCTLFAIMYGVSPFEFALGESGGSLQLAIVNVQIKWPSGPNPPYPEALHQFVTWMLQPQPAVRPCIGDAIIHVDKLISKFSN, from the exons ATGGGTTGCTCGTTCTCGGGTTTGAACGCCTTATACGACGCCGTTAATGGTGGAGGAGATGTGTGGATCAACGAGAACCGTTTCAGGATTGTGAGGCAGCTGGGGGAAGGTGGTTTCGCGTACGTTTTCCTTGTCAAGGAGGTTCTTTCTGATCCTTCGAGCACTGGCATTGCCAAGAAGATCAAGGACTCTTCTCACATCTCTG atgatggaaCATATGCGATCAAGAAAGTTCTCATTCAAAACAATGAACAACTGGAGTTGGTGAGAGAGGAAATTCGTGTTTCATCTTTGTTTAGCCACCGCAATCTGCTTCCTCTTCTTGATCATGCAATCATCCCAGTCAAG GTTACACAAGATCAATCCTGGAAGAATGAAGCATACTTATTGTTTCCCGTCCATGTAGATGGAACATTATTGGACAATGCCAAAGCTATGAAAGTTAAGAAAGAGTTCTTTTCTACCTCAGACGTACTTCAAATATTTCGCCAG CTTTGTGCAGGACTTGACCATATGCACAGTTTTGATCCTCCATATGCCCATAATGATATCAAACCTGGCAATGTCCTTTTGACACACAGGAAAGGAAAGTCACCTATAGCAATATTAATGGACTTTGGAAGTGCTCGACCTGCGAGAAAGCAAATTCGTTCTCGTTCAGAAGCACTACAATTGCAG GAATGGGCATCTGAGCATTGTTCAGCTCCTTTCCGTGCTCCTGAATTATGGGATTGTCCTAGCCAAGCAGACATTGACGAGAGAACTGATATCTGGTCATTAGGCTGCACTTTGTTTGCAATCAT GTATGGTGTATCTCCATTTGAATTTGCACTCGGAGAATCCGGTGGGAGCTTGCAATTGGCCATTGTAAATGTCCAAATAAAATGGCCAAGTGGACCTAATCCTCCGTATCCAGAGGCACTACACCAGTTTGTAACATGGATGTTGCAGCCTCAACCCGCTGTTCGCCCCTGCATTGGTGATGCTATCATTCATGTTGATAAGCTgatctcaaaattttcaaattga
- the LOC140829316 gene encoding PLASMODESMATA CALLOSE-BINDING PROTEIN 1-like, with protein sequence MAGLLFMVLFLAMAGYSSATWCICRDGISDAVLQKTLDYACGAGADCSPTHQNGPCFNPNNVRAHCSYAVNSYFQKNRQAPGACDFTGTAIVINSDPSAAGCRYPATASATSVTPVTTTNGGSPLVTTSPNGVLGGSNNGLSPSGFNTDVNDGGNTQLRKSTTSSVMLAFSGLVFLWG encoded by the exons ATGGCTGGTTTATTGTTCATGGTGCTCTTCTTGGCCATGGCTGGCTATTCAA GCGCCACTTGGTGCATTTGCAGAGATGGGATTAGTGACGCAGTTCTGCAAAAGACTCTGGACTATGCATGTGGAGCTGGGGCGGATTGTAGCCCGACCCATCAAAATGGACCCTGTTTCAATCCTAACAATGTTAGGGCTCATTGCAGCTATGCAGTGAACAGTTACTTCCAAAAAAATCGACAAGCTCCGGGTGCATGTGACTTCACAGGCACTGCTATAGTCATCAATTCTGACCCCA GTGCAGCTGGCTGTAGGTATCCTGCTACTGCAAG TGCTACCTCGGTGACACCCGTGACCACGACGAATGGTGGCTCGCCTCTCGTAACAACCTCGCCCAATGGGGTATTAGGAGGGTCGAACAATGGATTGAGCCCTTCGGGATTCAACACCGATGTCAACGATGGTGGAAATACTCAACTTCGAAAAAGCACCACATCTTCCGTTATGCTTGCATTTTCAGGACTTGTTTTCTTGTGGGGTTGA
- the LOC140829317 gene encoding diacylglycerol kinase 1-like isoform X2, whose translation MDEYMDSHTLLPSWISKNSAEMPESHLFILSCVVAGLIGILTIFFAAFQWRRNINISWMKAIARSKKNPKVKNKVPLAAHTWSSESVARGKSLNCCVCFKSVPPSQALSPMVDSDSSIHSCSTCGAAAHLSCISNVLKDCKCVSMLGFDHVMHQWAVRWTEVTDQPDESSFCSYCEETCSGSFLGGSPIWCCMWCQRILHVDCHGSMFNETGDFCDLGPFRRLILSPLYVKQLNHSTHGFLSSITHGANEIASSVRATIRSQSKKHKHRNEISPAVGDNSNMKEHSSTESTAETSQKVNGSHGLEENCNGSTNAEGADQQQKEEAKRVDKTPSFKRSSSNNQNDEPLQLGMSQRYELIDLPPDVRPLLVFINKKSGARRGDALRQRLNIILNPVQVFELSSTQGPEAGLYLFRRVPHFRVLVCGGDGTVGWVLNAIEKQNFVSPPSIAILPAGTGNDLARVLSWGAGLGSVERQGGLFTLLHDIEHAAVTILDRWRVLISNQQGKALQSPKFMNNYLGVGCDAKVALEIHNLREENPDKFYNQFMNKVLYAREGAKSIMDRTFADFPWQIRVEVDGVEVEVPEDAEGVLVANIGSYMGGVDLWQNEEESYDNFDPQSMHDKVLEVVSISGAWHLGTLQVGLSRARRLAQGQSIKIQLFAGFPVQVDGEPWFQQPCTLTVTHHGQAFMLKRAAEEPLGHAAAIIADVLENAETNHVINASQKRALLQEMALRLS comes from the exons ATGGATGAGTACATGGATTCTCACACTCTTCTTCCGAGTTGGATTAGCAAAAACTCAGCTGAAATGCCAGAATCGCATCTATTTATTTTATCATGCGTTGTTGCCGGTTTGATCGGAATATTGACTATCTTTTTTGCGGCTTTTCAATGGAGAAGAAATATTAATATAAGTTGGATGAAGGCCATAGCAAGATCAAAGAAAAACCCAAAAGTCAAGAACAAAGTTCCACTGGCCGCGCATACGTGGAGTTCGGAATCTGTGGCTCGAGGAAAAAGTTTAAACTGCTGTGTATGCTTCAAGTCTGTGCCACCATCACAGGCTCTTAGCCCTATGGTGGATTCAGATAGCTCCATTCATTCTTGCAGCACATGTGGTGCAGCTGCTCATTTGAGCTGCATCTCAAATGTACTCAAGGACTGCAAATGTGTATCAATGCTTGGTTTTGACCATGTGATGCATCAGTGGGCAGTGCGATGGACCGAGGTGACAGATCAACCTGACGAGTCTTCCTTTTGTAGCTACTGTGAGGAGACATGCAGTGGTTCTTTTCTTGGGGGATCCCCAATCTGGTGTTGCATGTGGTGTCAACGTATATTGCATGTTGACTGCCATGGTAGTATGTTTAATGAAACCGGTGATTTTTGTGACCTTGGTCCTTTCAGAAGACTTATCCTATCACCTCTGTATGTTAAGCAATTGAATCACAGTACTCACGGATTTCTCAGTTCTATCACGCATGGAGCCAATGAAATTGCATCTTCTGTACGTGCTACCATCAGAAGTCAGAGCAAGAAGCATAAACATAGAAATGAGATCTCTCCTGCTGTAGGTGATAATAGTAATATGAAGGAGCATTCATCCACAGAAAGCACTGCCGAGACCAGTCAAAAGGTTAATGGTTCTCACGGTCTTGAAGAAAACTGTAATGGCAGTACAAATGCAGAGGGAGCGGATCAGCAACAAAAAGAAGAAGCAAAAAGGGTGGATAAGACTCCCAGTTTTAAGAGAAGCTCATCAAATAATCAGAATGATGAACCTCTTCAGTTAGGGATGAGTCAGAGATATGAACTGATTGATTTACCTCCAGATGTCAGGCCCTTGCTAGTTTTTATAAATAAGAAGAGTGGAGCTCGACGAGGAGATGCTCTAAGGCAAAGgctaaatattattttaaatcctGTGCAG GTTTTTGAATTAAGCTCAACCCAGGGGCCAGAAGCTggtctttatttatttagaagGGTGCCCCATTTCCGTGTCCTTGTCTGTGGAGGAGATGGTACTGTTGGCTGGGTTTTGAATGCCATAGAGAAACAAAATTTTGTTTCTCCTCCATCAATAGCTATTCTTCCTGCTGGAACCGGAAATGATTTGGCTCGAGTACTTTCCTGGGGTGCTGGCCTGGGTTCCGTTGAGAGGCAAGGAGGCCTGTTCACTCTTTTGCATGACATAGAACATGCTGCAGTTACCATTCTTGATCGATGGAGGGTATTGATCTCAAATCAGCAGGGAAAGGCACTCCAATCCCCAAAGTTTATGAATAACTATCTTG GTGTTGGATGCGATGCAAAGGTTGCTCTAGAAATCCACAATTTGAGGGAAGAGAACCCAGATAAATTCTATAACCAG TTCATGAATAAAGTTCTTTATGCAAGAGAGGGTGCCAAGAGTATCATGGATAGGACATTTGCTGACTTCCCTTGGCAAATAAGGGTGGAGGTTGATGGGGTGGAGGTTGAGGTTCCTGAG GATGCAGAGGGTGTCCTTGTGGCTAATATTGGAAGCTACATGGGCGGTGTTGACTTGTGGCAGAATGAAGAGGAGAGCTACGATAATTTTGATCCTCAGTCTATGCATGACAAAGTGCTTGAGGTTGTAAGCATTTCGGGCGCATGGCATCTGGGAACGTTGCAG GTTGGGCTGTCCAGAGCTCGCAGGCTTGCACAGGGGCAGTCAATTAAGATTCAGCTTTTTGCTGGTTTCCCCGTTCAAGTAGATGGAGAACCATGGTTCCAACAACCTTGTACACTAACTGTCACGCATCATGGACAG